One Xiphophorus couchianus chromosome 1, X_couchianus-1.0, whole genome shotgun sequence genomic region harbors:
- the wdr6 gene encoding tRNA (34-2'-O)-methyltransferase regulator WDR6, with protein sequence METAALVAPITGLELFQDRFLLTGEGPVLSVYSLLPRPNVGASLSVLQHYRIHGIRVRSRDTVPTQSSTASEKNSASTSNFYDLAIFGGKAVRLVRLHLECKDVETLRLEAPGPLLDLRDWALDVRWLSSDKQSLLCVAVAHNGALLLDSTTGSALVQCSCLEGCLLYSALLLVHDSWVDTVLVGGTVFNQIIIWKPGQDDEMINSGHKAPIECRLLGHSGVIFSISYLQENGYLASASDDRSIRVWGVGALGGPGGKCGEPNPTCLRVLYGHQARVFSVRLSGKYAFSAGEDGACLVWDLLGGGKVIRTLKGHRAGGVRSLAVSGGTEDGERWVTTGGADGGVRLWKVGDSEEKESLEEKLTDLKFPDAALPKVVCLVGGEEEKTYWSQFLVCTDRGTVCQYSSGSWETIWEGPAEFSSYCVMETVTVLVRNTAILVTLCAVGNISGSIQVFPTSHPLSGVRLTGRPGKIHSIVWKKETDNLYLLASGAEGFVCRWCVEVNMTVNCSLVISVEPLPPFLLPLCSKRWLTAAVRLRLHSNKVLWVCGDRRGSLLLYQEEENVELNQTDHEKLGEGSQRKEEEGHDSTHQPLSCLFGVHGKHGVTSVCEYQGLLYSTGKDGCVRIFRTQHEDGEFRLEGLRVQRACRGMEWLERVFILESEIKKGEELENAIGEEQREARFVIAGFHAVHFVVWDPVRQERLMAVACGGGHRSWSLWPSHTGVWPGRGALVFIKQGAVLTSQPPGEMLGCAGDAGRTGGWSLREGIHGRGIWCVCRLGRIEETGIDSHARTGSSKSYWEVVVTGGEDTSLAVLAINSVSGIIKVLSVLTDHISGVRTATAITRPQGDTLSSLVLSAGGRAQIQCNRLLVAWDRQRLAPYCQVIQVASHRLDAQWEKKRNRHKTVKMDPESRYMSIEVLQEETGSVLVALSCSDGALRLFSVNEGENQIDLLWETFYHQRCVLCVATCSLQDDKGNRSRLLLSAATDGNIAVWRLTESLSIPAQNSIPCLVIPAHQSGINSLAVWVEILGQQEDGCLVTVASGGDDGQLTVSTVRAQHPEDGEPLGSRGFSQISDDHAAQDNPSNQFQLRFHSQFSIPLAHAASLTALKLLSPGLLVSTSSDQRVCLWRVSGTDISHNGALCSHVADATGLAVWEEEEEVDEMMGSETERVNAVLKGIVDPVCKTGEEEKTTDDPRNPAEDGDTSTASCEERKKTVKVGWSLVCGQGLQLLRLRNAGMDAETWKEKQ encoded by the exons GTGAAGGACCAGTCTTGTCCGTGTACAGTCTCCTGCCCCGCCCAAATGTTGGTGCCTCGCTGAGTGTCCTGCAACATTACAGAATCCATGGGATCAGAGTGAGGAGCCGGGACACGGTGCCAACACAGAGCTCCACCGCCTCAG AGAAGAACTCTGCCTCTACAAGCAACTTCTACGACCTCGCCATATTTGGAGGAAAGGCAGTGAGGCTCGTCAGGCTTCATTTAGAGTGCAAGGATGTGGAGACTCTTCGCTTGGAGGCCCCGGGGCCCCTGTTGGACCTCAGGGACTGGGCCCTGGATGTCCGCTGGCTCTCCTCAGACAAGCAGTCCCTGCTCTGTGTCGCTGTTGCTCATAACGGTGCTCTTCTCCTGGACTCTACCACAGGGAGCGCCCTGGTTCAGTGCTCCTGCCTGGAGGGCTGTCTGCTGTACTCTGCCCTTCTTCTGGTGCATGACTCTTGGGTGGATACCGTCTTGGTTGGTGGGACTGTTTTCAACCAGATCATCATCTGGAAGCCTGGTCAGGATGATGAAATGATCAATTCTGGTCACAAGGCTCCAATTGAGTGCCGACTGTTGGGTCACAGCGGGGTCATCTTCAGCATCTCTTACCTCCAGGAGAACGGGTACCTCGCATCGGCGTCAGATGACCGCAGCATTCGGGTTTGGGGTGTCGGTGCCTTGGGCGGCCCTGGAGGGAAATGTGGAGAACCCAACCCGACGTGTTTAAGGGTCCTGTACGGCCACCAGGCCAGAGTGTTCTCGGTCCGTCTCTCAGGCAAGTACGCGTTCAGCGCAGGGGAGGACGGCGCATGTTTAGTCTGGGACTTGTTAGGAGGGGGGAAGGTGATTCGCACACTGAAGGGACACCGCGCGGGGGGGGTGCGTTCCCTAGCGGTCAGTGGGGGAACAGAAGATGGTGAGAGATGGGTGACCACAGGAGGAGCAGATGGAGGGGTTAGGCTGTGGAAAGTAGGAGATAGTGAGGAGAAAGAGAGCCTAGAAGAGAAACTAACAGACCTGAAGTTTCCAGATGCTGCTCTTCCGAAAGTGGTTTGTCTAGTGGGAGGAGAAGAGGAAAAGACTTACTGGagtcagtttttggtttgtaCTGACAGAGGGACAGTTTGCCAGTACAGCAGTGGGAGCTGGGAGACGATATGGGAAGGCCCAGCTGAGTTTTCATCATATTGTGTGATGGAGACAGTGACTGTGTTAGTGAGAAATACAGCTATCTTGGTTACATTGTGTGCTGTTGGGAACATCAGCGGCTCCATCCAGGTGTTTCCCACTTCCCATCCTCTGTCTGGTGTTCGTCTTACAGGCAGACCAGGCAAGATCCATAGTATCGTTTGGAAAAAGGAAACGGATAATTTGTATTTACTCGCATCAGGTGCCGAAGGATTTGTCTGTCGCTGGTGTGTGGAGGTAAATATGACTGTAAACTGCTCATTAGTCATAAGTGTGGAACCTCTTCCACcttttctcctccctctctgctccaAGCGCTGGCTCACAGCCGCCGTTCGCCTCCGGCTTCACTCCAACAAGGTGCTGTGGGTGTGTGGAGACAGGAGAGGGTCACTGCTGTTGTATCAGGAAGAAGAAAACGTTGAGCTGAACCAAACCGATCATGAGAAACTCGGTGAAGGCTCacagaggaaagaagaagaagggcaTGACTCTACACATCAGCCTCTGAGCTGTCTGTTCGGCGTGCACGGGAAACACGGCGTGACCTCGGTGTGCGAATACCAGGGGTTGCTTTACAGCACCGGGAAGGATGGCTGTGTGAGGATCTTCAGGACTCAGCATGAAGACGGCGAGTTTCGGCTGGAGGGGCTCAGAGTCCAACGGGCCTGCCGCGGCATGGAGTGGCTGGAGAGAGTCTTCATTCTTGAGTCTGAAATCAAGAAAGGAGAGGAACTGGAAAATGCGATCGGAGAGGAGCAAAGGGAGGCCAGATTCGTCATTGCCGGCTTCCACGCTGTCCACTTTGTGGTGTGGGATCCTGTGAGACAGGAGAGGCTGATGGCAGTGGCCTGTGGTGGCGGGCATCGCTCCTGGAGTCTCTGGCCTTCGCACACAGGGGTTTGGCCCGGACGGGGAGCTTTGGTCTTCATCAAGCAGGGGGCCGTCCTGACTTCCCAGCCCCCAGGGGAGATGCTTGGCTGTGCTGGGGACGCAGGGAGAACTGGAGGATGGAGCTTGAGAGAGGGCATACATGGCAGGGGGATCTGGTGTGTGTGCAGGCTGGGAAGGATAGAAGAGACTGGAATTGACTCCCACGCACGTACAGGAAGCAGTAAATCATATTGGGAGGTAGTGGTGACAGGAGGGGAGGACACTAGCTTAGCGGTTCTGGCTATAAACTCAGTTTCTGGGATCATCAAGGTTCTCTCGGTTCTTACCGACCACATATCAGGCGTGCGAACAGCGACGGCGATAACTCGGCCACAGGGAGACACTCTCTCCTCCCTGGTACTGTCCGCCGGAGGCCGGGCTCAGATTCAGTGTAATCGGCTGCTGGTCGCCTGGGACAGGCAGAGACTGGCTCCTTATTGTCAGGTGATCCAGGTAGCGAGCCACCGATTGGACGCGCAGTGGGAGAAGAAGCGGAATCGacacaaaactgtgaaaatggACCCAGAGTCGAG GTACATGTCCATAGAGGTTCTGCAGGAAGAGACGGGCAGCGTCCTCGTGGCTCTGTCCTGCAGTGACGGGGCGCTCAG ATTGTTTTCTGTCAATGAAGGTGAAAATCAGATCGACCTGCTGTGGGAGACGTTTTACCACCAGCGCTGTGTTCTCTGTGTCGCCACTTGCAGCCTGCAGGACGACAAAGGCAACAG GTCCAGGCTCCTGCTCAGCGCAGCCACAGACGGAAACATCGCAGTGTGGCGTTTGACTGAAAGTCTGTCCATACCGGCCCAGAATTCAATCCCCTGCCTCGTCATCCCCGCCCACCAGAGCGGCATCAACTCATTGGCTGTTTGGGTGGAGATACTGGGACAACAAGAGGACGGTTGCCTGGTAACAGTTGCGAGCGGAGGAGATGACGGGCAGCTGACGGTGTCCACAGTGAGGGCGCAGCACCCAGAAGACGGGGAGCCTCTGGGGAGCCGGGGGTTTTCTCAGATAAGTGATGATCATGCCGCGCAGGATAATCCTTCCAACCAGTTTCAGCTTCGTTTTCACTCCCAGTTCAGCATCCCGCTGGCTCACGCTGCCTCCCTCACCGCCCTGAAGCTCCTGAGCCCCGGCCTCCTGGTTTCCACCTCCTCTGATCAGAGGGTTTGTCTGTGGAGAGTCAGCGGTACCGACATCAGCCACAACGGGGCGCTGTGCTCCCATGTTGCAGATGCCACGGGGCTCGCCgtgtgggaggaggaggaagaagtggATGAAATGATGGGGTCTGAGACTGAGCGGGTGAATGCAGTTTTGAAGGGAATAGTTGACCCAGTTTGTAAGACCGGCGAAGAGGAAAAGACAACCGATGATCCGAGGAATCCGGCGGAGGATGGAGACACCAGCACAGCTTCTtgtgaggagaggaagaagacgGTGAAGGTGGGATGGAGCCTGGTCTGCGGCCAGGGCCTCCAGCTTCTGCGACTCAGGAACGCTGGGATGGATGCAGAGACGTGGAAAGAGAAACAGTAA